The Xanthomonas sp. DAR 34887 genome has a segment encoding these proteins:
- a CDS encoding LysR family transcriptional regulator, with protein sequence MSEPDLNLLIALDALLAEASVAGAARRLGLSASAMSRTLTRLRASTGDALLVRAGGNMVLTPYAEQIRGQTRAAVDAARAVLRPSPAELDLSTLQRTFTVRANEAFVEAFAAMLVNAVSASAPNVRLHFASKARKTATPLREGLADLEIGVLNAMGPEVRVQALYRDRFVGVVRQAHPLALEHEVTAQRYVAFGHVVASRQGRAQGPVDDALHLQGLERVVATVVPSFSTALAVARGSDLVALVPASFVAAQPEAVRQLDHVFELPVATDAITVSLMWHPRSDRDPAHRWLRTLVLSECRKRMAPG encoded by the coding sequence ATGTCGGAACCGGATTTGAATCTGTTGATTGCGCTGGACGCGTTGCTGGCGGAGGCCAGCGTTGCCGGGGCCGCGCGGCGGCTGGGGTTGAGCGCATCGGCGATGAGCCGCACGCTGACCCGGCTGCGCGCATCCACCGGCGATGCGCTGCTGGTCCGGGCAGGCGGCAACATGGTGTTGACGCCCTACGCCGAGCAGATCCGCGGGCAGACCCGCGCCGCGGTGGACGCCGCACGCGCCGTGTTGCGCCCGTCGCCGGCCGAGCTGGATCTGTCGACGCTGCAGCGCACGTTCACCGTACGCGCCAACGAGGCGTTCGTGGAGGCGTTCGCTGCCATGCTGGTCAATGCGGTATCTGCGTCTGCGCCAAATGTACGCCTGCACTTCGCGTCGAAGGCGCGGAAGACCGCCACGCCGCTGCGCGAGGGCCTGGCCGACCTGGAAATCGGCGTGCTGAACGCGATGGGACCCGAGGTGCGGGTGCAGGCGCTGTATCGCGATCGTTTCGTCGGTGTGGTCAGGCAGGCGCATCCGCTCGCGCTGGAGCATGAGGTGACCGCACAGCGTTACGTCGCGTTCGGCCATGTTGTCGCCTCGCGCCAGGGCAGGGCGCAAGGTCCGGTGGACGATGCGTTGCACTTGCAAGGCCTGGAGCGAGTGGTGGCGACCGTGGTACCCAGCTTCTCCACTGCCCTGGCGGTGGCGCGCGGATCGGACCTGGTGGCGTTGGTGCCGGCGTCGTTCGTGGCGGCGCAGCCGGAGGCGGTGCGCCAGCTCGATCACGTGTTCGAGCTCCCGGTCGCCACCGATGCCATCACCGTATCGCTGATGTGGCATCCGCGCTCGGACCGCGATCCGGCGCATCGCTGGCTGCGCACGCTGGTATTGAGCGAATGCCGCAAGCGCATGGCGCCCGGATAG
- a CDS encoding DUF4124 domain-containing protein yields the protein MLCVLALPASAQSAYKCKDPKLGTVYQSMPCAKGTEQKRWDTAAPASAAGGQRQEPLPEPSAGQGGTPAAAGNRQEPSLGANVISSVRAPGPEACVRARHVRDSARADPTMKDDRDFMQAVEKAVTQACK from the coding sequence ATGTTGTGCGTGCTGGCGTTGCCGGCGTCGGCCCAGTCGGCCTACAAGTGCAAGGACCCCAAGCTCGGCACGGTGTACCAGTCGATGCCGTGCGCGAAGGGAACCGAGCAGAAGCGGTGGGACACCGCGGCACCCGCTTCAGCGGCTGGCGGCCAACGCCAAGAGCCGTTGCCGGAACCGTCCGCCGGCCAGGGCGGTACACCGGCAGCTGCCGGCAACCGTCAGGAACCCAGCCTTGGCGCCAACGTGATCAGTTCGGTGCGCGCGCCGGGACCGGAAGCGTGCGTGCGCGCCAGGCATGTGCGCGACAGCGCACGCGCCGATCCCACCATGAAGGACGATCGCGACTTCATGCAGGCGGTCGAGAAAGCCGTTACCCAAGCCTGCAAGTAA
- a CDS encoding pyridoxamine 5'-phosphate oxidase family protein — MSHRIATLEALEALYGQPAERSVRKEIDHLNADYQALVRASPFVVLASAGSDGLDCSPKGDHAGFVQILDARTLAVPDRPGNNRVDNLRNLLHDPRVSLLFLVPGIGESLRVNGHAEISVDPALLARFEVRGKLPRSVIVVHVDATYFHCSKAIVRSALWDPARHLPRGQLPSAGTMHAHLADGDFDAAAYDLELPKRTQDMLY, encoded by the coding sequence ATGTCGCACCGCATCGCCACCCTCGAAGCGCTCGAAGCGCTGTACGGCCAGCCCGCCGAGCGCTCGGTGCGCAAGGAGATCGATCATCTGAACGCCGACTACCAAGCCCTCGTTCGTGCCTCGCCGTTCGTGGTGCTGGCGTCGGCGGGAAGCGACGGACTGGATTGCTCGCCCAAGGGCGACCATGCCGGCTTCGTGCAGATCCTGGACGCGCGCACGCTGGCGGTGCCGGACCGGCCGGGCAACAACCGCGTCGATAACTTGCGCAATCTGCTGCACGACCCGCGGGTGTCGCTGCTGTTCCTGGTGCCCGGCATCGGCGAGAGCCTGCGGGTGAACGGACATGCCGAGATCAGCGTCGATCCGGCCTTGCTGGCCCGCTTCGAGGTCCGCGGCAAGCTGCCGCGCAGCGTGATCGTGGTGCATGTCGACGCCACCTATTTCCACTGTTCCAAGGCCATCGTGCGCTCGGCCCTGTGGGATCCGGCGCGGCATCTGCCGCGCGGGCAGCTGCCCAGTGCCGGGACCATGCATGCCCATCTGGCCGATGGCGATTTCGATGCCGCGGCTTACGACCTGGAGTTGCCAAAACGCACGCAGGACATGCTGTACTAG
- a CDS encoding CPBP family intramembrane glutamic endopeptidase codes for MVATALGLPIYWSLSAVLAPAFEPSFSEAGLWGLAFYELLVLALLVPVLWFRSWTPQALGLRWQGRDIRPAIGLLLACIAACYPLKWLGADMAEGVNPSMDAMVAGKLSLAAVVVVSLINPIFEEVFVCAYVIRVLQRRHSPAFAVNVSVAIRASYHLYQGPIGAISLVIVGLILGWWFARTGRLWPAIIAHGLMDLLALVAYA; via the coding sequence GTGGTCGCGACCGCATTGGGACTGCCCATCTACTGGAGCCTTTCGGCCGTGCTGGCGCCCGCCTTCGAGCCGTCGTTCTCCGAGGCGGGCCTGTGGGGCCTGGCGTTCTACGAACTGCTGGTGCTGGCATTGCTGGTCCCGGTCCTGTGGTTCCGAAGCTGGACGCCGCAGGCTTTGGGGCTGCGCTGGCAGGGACGCGACATCCGCCCGGCGATCGGCCTGCTGCTTGCGTGCATCGCGGCGTGCTATCCGTTGAAGTGGCTGGGCGCGGACATGGCCGAGGGGGTGAATCCTTCCATGGATGCGATGGTGGCCGGCAAGCTGTCGCTGGCCGCGGTGGTAGTGGTCTCGCTGATCAATCCGATCTTCGAAGAGGTGTTCGTCTGCGCCTACGTGATCCGCGTGCTGCAGCGCCGCCACAGCCCGGCATTCGCGGTGAACGTCAGCGTGGCGATCCGCGCCTCGTATCATCTGTACCAGGGCCCCATCGGCGCGATTTCATTGGTCATCGTGGGGCTGATCCTCGGCTGGTGGTTCGCGCGGACCGGCCGACTGTGGCCTGCCATCATTGCCCACGGCTTGATGGACCTATTGGCGCTGGTGGCCTATGCATAG
- a CDS encoding SDR family NAD(P)-dependent oxidoreductase, which yields MTRIPPQKTVLLIGASRGLGLAMAEGYLKRQWRVIATERAGIPSKLHTLVQAYPDTLRIESVDIAVPEQVAALRQRLHGEQLDLLFVNAGVKNDDRETIADVSTEEFVRVMVTNALSPMRVIETFVDLVRPTGSIGAMSSGQGSIGNNSNGQYEVYRASKAALNMCMRSFAARHRDDPRTLLLMAPGWVQTDMGGPEARLTIGESIPKLLDTIEASAGRGGLHYLDYLGRVVPW from the coding sequence ATGACACGCATTCCTCCGCAGAAAACCGTCCTGCTCATCGGCGCATCGCGCGGCCTGGGCCTCGCGATGGCCGAAGGCTACCTGAAACGCCAATGGCGCGTCATCGCCACCGAGCGCGCCGGCATCCCAAGCAAGCTGCACACGCTCGTGCAGGCGTATCCGGACACGCTGCGCATCGAATCGGTCGATATCGCCGTTCCTGAGCAGGTGGCGGCGCTACGCCAGCGCCTACACGGCGAACAGCTGGACCTGCTGTTCGTCAACGCCGGAGTCAAGAACGACGACCGCGAGACCATCGCCGATGTCTCCACCGAGGAATTCGTCCGTGTCATGGTCACCAACGCCCTGAGCCCGATGCGCGTCATCGAGACCTTCGTGGATCTGGTGCGCCCCACCGGCAGCATCGGCGCGATGTCGTCGGGACAAGGCAGCATCGGCAACAACAGCAACGGCCAGTACGAGGTGTACCGCGCCAGCAAGGCGGCGCTCAACATGTGCATGCGCAGCTTCGCCGCCCGGCACAGGGACGACCCGCGCACCTTGCTGCTGATGGCCCCCGGATGGGTGCAGACCGACATGGGCGGCCCCGAGGCGCGCCTGACCATCGGGGAAAGCATTCCAAAGCTGCTGGACACCATTGAGGCGTCTGCGGGACGGGGCGGGTTGCACTACCTGGACTATCTGGGGCGGGTGGTGCCTTGGTAG
- a CDS encoding ThuA domain-containing protein — protein MHPLAFPLAAMLAGIAATAPAQERMLIFSKTAGFRHASIPTAVATLRQLAAQEGLAADHSEDANDFTADNLARYRVVVFASTTGEILDPAQQQAFEGFVRNGGGFVGVHSAADTGYAWPWYGRLVGAWFQGHPPGLQSTQVQPERDGRPSGAPWPIHDEIYNYRSNPRAQVQVVATVDERLYTGGTMGADHPIAWCHAFDGGRAWYTGLGHDAAVYADPHFLAQLRLGVRYAAGRPTPC, from the coding sequence ATGCATCCACTCGCCTTCCCGCTCGCCGCCATGCTGGCAGGCATCGCCGCAACCGCCCCGGCGCAGGAGCGCATGCTGATCTTCAGCAAGACCGCCGGCTTCCGTCACGCGTCCATCCCTACCGCAGTCGCGACGTTGCGGCAGCTTGCAGCCCAGGAAGGCCTGGCCGCGGACCACAGCGAGGACGCGAACGACTTCACCGCCGACAACCTGGCCCGCTACCGCGTGGTGGTGTTCGCCAGCACTACCGGCGAGATCCTCGATCCTGCCCAGCAGCAGGCATTCGAAGGCTTCGTGCGCAATGGCGGCGGCTTCGTCGGCGTGCATTCGGCGGCCGACACCGGCTACGCCTGGCCGTGGTACGGACGCCTGGTCGGCGCCTGGTTCCAGGGCCATCCACCCGGGCTGCAATCCACCCAGGTGCAACCCGAACGCGACGGGCGGCCTAGCGGTGCGCCCTGGCCGATTCACGACGAAATCTACAACTACCGCAGCAACCCGCGCGCGCAGGTGCAGGTCGTCGCCACCGTGGACGAACGCCTCTACACCGGTGGCACCATGGGCGCGGACCACCCGATCGCCTGGTGCCACGCCTTCGACGGCGGCCGCGCCTGGTACACCGGCCTGGGCCACGACGCGGCGGTGTACGCCGACCCGCATTTCCTGGCGCAGCTGCGGCTGGGCGTGCGGTATGCGGCCGGCCGCCCTACTCCGTGTTGA